The Pseudanabaena sp. FACHB-2040 nucleotide sequence GCCTCGCGGATCCTCAGCCGACCCAGGTGAGCGTGGTTGGTGGCCGCACCCTGATGCTCGAGTCCGGCTTTCAAGCGGTCCGCTTCTCAGTAGAACTGCTTCCGCTGGGCGGAGACCGCTTTATCGCGACCTCCCAGCCGCTGACGGGTTTTGTGGTCCGCTTTGTCGAGGGTGAGGGCGGGCGCACCATCGAGCTAGAAACCCTGCTCGGCGCGCAGCCGCTCGCCGTGCGGTGCGGAACAGATAATTGACCGGGTACGCGTCGGTTTGATTTTTGATGTAGAGGTTTGAAAACTGCGCGCGGAACCTAACGTTGAGAACTGAGTCGTAACGCGCTGCTGCGCTACGGCCCGTTAGTCGGCGTCGTGGGCAGCACCCTAATCTTCGCCCTTGCCCACGGCGTTAACGGGGTGTTCCCCGCGGCTCTAGTCGTTGGCCTCATCGCCGGTGAGGTGTTTCGGCGCAGCGGCTTGGTCTGGCTCGGCGTCGTCATCCACGCCGTCGTCAACCTGCCCACGGTCTTCGTGTTGGTGCTCATCAGAGCGTCCTGAACAACCAGCATCACTCGAAAGGAGTGTCTACCCATGACTCGCTTGTTCTCGAACCATCCGCCCGATTACGTCGAACGCACATACAACGCCGCGCCAACCGCGCGCGCTTGGAGGAAACCCATGCACACAGGAAAAACCTACGTCCGAAGCCTGCTCTTGCTCGGGGCACTGCTGCTTGTCCTTAATGCCCACGGGCAGTTCGCAGCCGCGCAGCCGCTCACGCCAGAGGCGACCGCGACTGCTGCAGTCGCCACCGCCGACAACGCGGTCACGCCCGCCGAGAACGACCGCGTTCCCCAAGGCGCGGCCTGGACGCAGCACTACTTTCCGTCCTCGGACGGCTCCGACGTTGAACTGCACGCCGACGTTCTGTTGCCCGAAGGACTGGCCGCAGGCGAAAAGGTGCCGGTGATCCTGGTGGTCGGGCCGTACTTGGGGCACTCCGGTCAAATAGCACTGGAAAACCACGCGCACACCGGCCCCTCCAACCGCTTCAATGACTTGATCGAAGGGGCCGACCTGTTCGAGCGCGGCTACGCCTTGGTCATGGTGGACCTGCGCGGCTTCGGCGGCTCGACCGGATGCATGGACTTTGCGGGGCCGGGTGTGGAGGCCGATGTCAGGGCCGCAATCGACTGGGCCGCGACGCAGCCCTGGTCTACCGGTGCTGTCGGGATGTACGGCAAGTCCGCCGACGCCATCACCGGCCTGATCGGCAACAACCTCAACCACGACGCGCTCAAGGCCGTCGTCGCGCAGGAACCCATCTGGGATGTGTACCGCAACTTCCGCTCGAACGGCGTCCCCCGCGCGACGATTGTCAGCATCCCCAACATCTATAACACCAGTGCCATGCTGCCCCAGATGCCCGACGACGACGAGCGTTACCGGACGAATGCCGAGTACGAGAAGACGCCCCCAGGCTTCTTTTGCCAATTTGACAACTTGGTCAAATACCAGATCGCCGATCCCGAGTCCGATCACTGGACGACCCGTGACCTGGCGGAGCAGGCCAAGGGCACCGACACGTCACTGTTTTTCACGCAGGGCTTCCTCGAGTGGAGTACCGAAGCCGAGGCGATGGAGGAGTTTCTCGCTAACCACCAGGGGTCGCAGCGTGGCTGGCTCGGCCCGTGGGAGCACGTGCGGGGCAACGACCGCTCTTTTGTGGACGGGCGGCTGGAGATGGGCCGCGAGGGCTGGTTCGACGAGGTGATCTCCTTCTACGACCAGTACCTCAAGGGCGTCGAACCGACCGTGGCCTACCCAGC carries:
- a CDS encoding CocE/NonD family hydrolase; translation: MHTGKTYVRSLLLLGALLLVLNAHGQFAAAQPLTPEATATAAVATADNAVTPAENDRVPQGAAWTQHYFPSSDGSDVELHADVLLPEGLAAGEKVPVILVVGPYLGHSGQIALENHAHTGPSNRFNDLIEGADLFERGYALVMVDLRGFGGSTGCMDFAGPGVEADVRAAIDWAATQPWSTGAVGMYGKSADAITGLIGNNLNHDALKAVVAQEPIWDVYRNFRSNGVPRATIVSIPNIYNTSAMLPQMPDDDERYRTNAEYEKTPPGFFCQFDNLVKYQIADPESDHWTTRDLAEQAKGTDTSLFFTQGFLEWSTEAEAMEEFLANHQGSQRGWLGPWEHVRGNDRSFVDGRLEMGREGWFDEVISFYDQYLKGVEPTVAYPAYVVQDSTGAWRAQDIWPVVEYSATIPLGGGSYLDDGLLAGPAAEAPNRFFVWSAPLGQPVRITGTPRVSLEIEGYGNIMVDLYDVAPDGSAVIFNQQVAVVKPGTTSFELRSTDWTLPVGHALAVEIGTIQPGFASANDWVDTPSYETIIVRDARLELALDDPANDTPTPGDPAPRLELHRQLFTEKLSLGTPSFTLPTGDR
- a CDS encoding CPBP family intramembrane glutamic endopeptidase, with protein sequence MRYGPLVGVVGSTLIFALAHGVNGVFPAALVVGLIAGEVFRRSGLVWLGVVIHAVVNLPTVFVLVLIRAS